One Ananas comosus cultivar F153 linkage group 1, ASM154086v1, whole genome shotgun sequence DNA window includes the following coding sequences:
- the LOC109709478 gene encoding WAT1-related protein At1g25270-like, translating into MWGEHEGMCGVVEGMKPASGMVVVQVVFAGVNVFYKLAINDGMDLRVLVAFRYLFATAFLAPLAFFFERKSRPKLTWRVLVLSFLCGLFGGTLAQNLYITSLKLTSATFASAMTNLIPAITFTLAVLFRLESLALRTLSGQAKVLGTLVGVGGAMLLTFYKGVAINLWSTHLNLVKSHHGGASNQEAGNRGMGSLLAVASCFSYALWLIIQAKMSKEYPCHYSSTALMCIMATIQAVVFAIVVERDWAQWRMGFDIRLLSAAYSGIVASGLILTVLAWCIKRKGPLYASIFNPLMLVIVALLSSLLLNEKLHLGSVLGAVLIVVGLYMVLWGKGREAAKVGELPQEEATVQVVIDSPNINAVAQHQQDEKV; encoded by the exons ATGTGGGGGGAGCATGAGGGGATGTGTGGGGTGGTGGAGGGGATGAAACCTGCGAGTGGGATGGTTGTGGTGCAGGTGGTGTTTGCGGGGGTGAATGTGTTCTACAAGCTGGCCATAAACGATGGCATGGATCTGAGGGTGCTTGTTGCCTTCAGATATCTCTTTGCTACTGCCTTTTTGGCCCCTCTTGCCTTCTTCTTcgaaag GAAGAGCCGACCAAAGTTGACATGGAGGGTTTTGGTGCTATCTTTTCTATGCGGCCTATTTGG gGGTACATTGGCGCAAAATTTGTACATCACAAGCTTAAAACTCACATCAGCAACCTTTGCCTCAGCTATGACCAATCTTATCCCAGCAATTACTTTTACCTTGGCTGTTTTATTCAG ATTGGAGAGTTTGGCTTTGCGGACATTGTCGGGGCAAGCGAAGGTTTTGGGGACACTTGTTGGGGTTGGTGGTGCAATGCTACTAACATTCTACAAAGGAGTAGCTATCAACTTGTGGTCTACACATCTCAACCTTGTAAAATCTCACCATGGAGGAGCTTCTAACCAAGAAGCCGGGAATCGCGGCATGGGCTCATTGTTGGCTGTTGCCAGTTGCTTCAGCTATGCATTATGGCTCATTATTCAG GCGAAGATGAGCAAAGAGTATCCATGCCACTACTCGAGCACGGCGCTGATGTGCATAATGGCTACGATCCAAGCCGTGGTGTTCGCGATCGTGGTCGAAAGAGATTGGGCTCAGTGGAGAATGGGATTTGATATTAGACTCCTCTCTGCAGCTTACTCA gGCATTGTGGCATCAGGGTTAATACTAACAGTGTTGGCTTGGTGCATAAAGAGGAAGGGGCCCTTGTATGCTTCTATTTTCAACCCTCTCATGCTTGTGATTGTGGCTCTCCTGAGCTCCCTCCTGCTGAATGAGAAGCTGCATTTAGGAag TGTTCTTGGAGCTGTACTCATAGTGGTGGGACTGTACATGGTGCTGTGGGGGAAAGGGAGAGAAGCAGCAAAAGTGGGGGAGCTGCCGCAAGAGGAAGCAACTGTGCAGGTCGTAATCGATTCCCCAAACATTAATGCTGTTGCCCAACACCAACAAGATGAGAAAGTTTAA